The proteins below are encoded in one region of Sminthopsis crassicaudata isolate SCR6 chromosome 1, ASM4859323v1, whole genome shotgun sequence:
- the BRIX1 gene encoding ribosome biogenesis protein BRX1 homolog produces MAAVKRKRHGGGGPEAKRPKGKGKKPGAPAKPLPSAPKKAEEEEENRIPGPVSKGKWKNKERVLIFSSRGINFRTRHLMQDLRTLMPHSKADNKMDRKDKLFVINEVCEIKNCNKCIYFEAKKKQDLYMWLSNSPQGPSVKFLVQNIHTLAELKMTGNCLRGSRPLLSFDPAFDESPHYSLIKELLIQIFCTPQYHPKSQPFVDHVFTFTIMDNRIWFRNYQIIEEDAALVEIGPRFVLNLIKIFQGSFGGPTLYENPHYQSPNMHRRIVRMATAAKYKERQQVKDVQRLKKKEERTVIPEDPTDDVFKTPAEEKPVEILYVKPEPKVSLKKRKKKIHKRQRKMMQKALKTKKAE; encoded by the exons ATGGCGGCTGTCAAGAGAAAGCGGCATGGAGGAGGGGGGCCTGAGGCGAAGAGGccgaaaggaaaaggaaaaaagcctGGAGCACCTGCCAAACCGCTGCCTTCAGCCCCAAAGAaggcagaggaagaggaggagaatcgCATTCCGGGCCCCGTCTCCAAG ggTAAATGGAAGAATAAGGAGAGGGTTCTTATCTTCTCATCGAGGGGAATAAATTTCAGAACAAGACACTTAATGCAAGATTTAAGAACATTGATGCCACATTCTAAAGCAG atAACAAAATGGACCGGAAAGACAAGTTATTTGTAATTAATGAG gtCTGTGAAATAAAGAACTGCAATAAATGCATCTATTTTGAagccaagaaaaaacaagatCTCTATATGTG gcTTTCAAATTCACCTCAAGGGCCATCTGTTAAGTTTTTAGTTCAAAATA TTCATACTTTGGCAGAATTAAAGATGACTGGAAACTGTTTGAGAGGTTCACGTCCTCTTCTGTCTTTTGATCCT GCTTTTGATGAATCTCCACATTATTCTTTGATAAAAGAACTCCTTATTCAG ATTTTTTGTACTCCACAATACCATCCCAAGAGCCAACCATTTGTTGATCATGTGTTTACCTTCACCATTATGGACAATAGGATCTGGTTTCGTAATTATCAG ATCATAGAAGAAGATGCTGCTCTTGTAGAAATTGGACCTCGTTTTGTTTTAAATCTCATAAAGATTTTCCAAGGCAGTTTTGGAGGACCAACTTTATATGAAAATCCACACTACCAGTCACCAAATATG CATCGGCGTATAGTGAGAATGGCCACAGCTGCAAAATACAAGGAAAGACAACAAGTCAAAGATGTACAGAGGctcaagaagaaagaagaaagaactgtTATTCCAGAAGATCCTACTGATGATGTCTTTAAGACACCAGCTGAAGAAAAGCCAGTGGAAATACTGTATGTGAAACCAGAACCCAAAGTcagtttgaaaaaaagaaagaaaaagatacataaaagacaaagaaaaatgatgcAGAAAGCTTTGAAGACTAAGAAAGCAGAGTGA
- the RAD1 gene encoding cell cycle checkpoint protein RAD1 has product MPLSAQIEDGNGQYILVANLDNVRNLSNILKAIHFRDHATCIATVNGLKVTVENAKCLQANAFIQAGIFQEFVVQEESVTFRINLTVLLDCLTIFGSTPLPGTSTALKMCYQGYGYPLTLFLEEGGVLTVCRINTQEPEDTLDFDFCSTNVINKIILQSEGLREAFAELDMSSEVLQITMSPEKPYFRLSTFGNSGSSHLDYPKDSDLMESFHCNQTQTNRYKISLLKPSTKALALSCKVSIRTDNRGFLSLQYMIKNEDGQICFVEYYCCPDEDVSDSEP; this is encoded by the exons ATGCCACTTTCTGCACAGATTGAAGATGGGAATGGTCAATACATTTTAGTTGCCAACCTTGACAATGTAAGGaatctttcaaatatattaaaagcCATTCATTTCAGAGACCATGCAACCTGTATTGCAACAGTAAACGGACTCAAGGTTACAGTAGAAAATGCAAAATGTCTGCAAGCAAATGCTTTCATTCAG gctGGAATATTTCAAGAGTTTGTTGTTCAGGAAGAATCTGTAACATTTCGAATCAATTTAACGGTCCTTCTAGACTGCTTGACTATTTTTGGTTCAACTCCTTTACCAG gaacttCAACAGCACTTAAGATGTGTTATCAAGGTTATGGGTATCCTTTGACACTCTTTCTAGAAGAAGGTGGAGTACTGACAGTGTGCAGAATTAATACCCAAGAGCCTGAAGATACACTGGATTTTGATTTCTGCAGCACAAATGTTATTAATAAGATTATTCTTCAGTCAGAAGGCCTGCGGGAAGCATTTGCTGAATTAGACATGAGCAGTGAGGTCCTGCAGATTACCATGTCACCAGAAAAACCTTATTTCAG GTTATCCACTTTTGGAAATTCAGGAAGCTCACACCTTGACTATCCCAAAGATTCTGATTTGATGGAATCATTTCATTGCAATCAGACCCAAACTAACAG ATACAAGATTTCTTTGCTGAAACCATCTACAAAGGCCTTAGCCCTATCATGTAAGGTGTCTATTCGCACTGATAACCGGGGATTCCTCTCTTTACAGTATATGATTAAGAATGAAGATGGACAGATATGTTTTGTAGAATATTACTGTTGCCCTGATGAGGATGTTAGTGATTCAGAGCCCTGA